The DNA window TGAACTGAATTTCGGATAATTTACCGGTCAGCTCCAGGACAGACTCCAGATCCCCTTTTAAATCATAGAAGTCGACTGGCTTACGCGCCAGATCCCAATGTTCTTCATGCGTATGGCCCGCAATCACCCCTGCCAGCATGACGTCCTGACGGATACCCAGATTTGCCGCAGTATCAGGGACAAAGCGCAGGCCGCTTTCAAACAGGCGCAGACGCGTCTGCTGGCGATTCTGGTTATAAACCACCGCGGACAACAAGCCGGTCCACAGCGACAAACGCATGGCGGACATCTCTACCGAGATTGGGCTTGGCAGGATCAGCACCTCTTCGCCCGGGTGCAGCAAGGCCTGTACTTTAGGATCAACGAAACTGTAGGTGATCGCTTCCTGGTAACCGTGATCGACCAGCATGGTCTTCACGCGCTTCAGGGTCAGATCTGCTTCGCGATGCTTGGTCATGATCAGGTCAGCGCGGACCGGCACGTCAGGAATGTTGTTGTAGCCGTAAACACGCGCCACTTCTTCCACCAGGTCTTCTTCGATTTCCATATCGAAACGCCAGCTCGGCGCAACCGCCAGCCAGTTATCGCCCTGCTCGGTCACCTGGCAACCCAGACGACGCAAAATGTCACTGACCTGCTCGCTTGGCACCACATGGCCAATCAGGCGATCGAGCTTTTCACGACGTAAGGTAATGGTAGCGCGCTTCGGCAATTCACTTTCGGTGGTCACATCGATAACCGGACCGGCCTGGCCGCCACAGATATCAATCAACAGGCGAGTCGCACGCTCCATCGCTTTGTACTGCAGCGCCGGATCAACACCACGCTCGTAACGATGGGAAGCATCAGTGTGCAGACCCTGACGACGTGCGCGGCCGGTAATGGCCAGCGGGTTGAAGAACGCACATTCCAGCAGCACGTCCTGGGTGGATTCATTCACCCCTGAGTGCTCACCACCGAAGATGCCGCCCATCGCCAGGGCTTTCTGGTGATCGGCAATCACTAAGGTATCGGCATTCAGTTTGGCTTCGGTACCGTCCAGCAGCGTCAGAGGCTCCCCAACGTTGGCCATACGCACCACGATACCGCCTTCGATGCGGCTCAGGTCGAAGGCATGCATTGGCTGCCCCAGTTCCAAGAGTACGTAGTTGGTAACGTCCACCACCGCATCTATAGAACGAATGCCGCAGCGACGCAGCTTCTCACGCATCCACAACGGGCTGGCGGCCTTGACGTCGATGCCTTTCACTACGCGGCCAAGGTAACGCGGACACGCCTGTGGCGCATCTACGCGGATCGGCAGCGTATCGTTAATGGTGGCAGCAACCGGGCTCATGTCCGGTTCGGTCAGGGCAACCTGGTTCAGCACCCCAACGTCACGCGCCACGCCAATAATGCCCAGGCAATCGGCGCGGTTCGGCGTTACGCTGATTTCGATCGCGTTGTCATCCAGCTTCAGATATTCACGGATATCGGTGCCAATCGGTGCGTCTTCCGGCAACTCAATGATACCGTCGTGATCGTCAGTAATACCCAGCTCGGAGAACGAGCACAGCATCCCTTCCGAAGGCTCACCGCGCAGTTTGGCGGCTTTGATTTTGAAATCGCCCGGCAGCACCGCGCCCACGGTAGCAACGGCCACTTTCAGACCGGTACGGCAGTTTGGTGCACCACAGACGATATCCAGTAAGCGATCGCCGCCCACGTTGATCTTGGTCACGCGCAGTTTGTCGGCGTTCGGATGCTGACCGCACTCAACCACATGGCCCACGACGACGCCATTAAAGGCACCGGCTACCGGCTCCACGCCGTCCACTTCCAGGCCGGCCATGGTAATTTGATCGGATAATGCTTCGCTGCTGATGGCCGGGTTTACCCACTCGCGCAACCAGAGTTCACTGAATTTCATGTAATATTCCCGCCTTACTTAAACTGTTTGAGGAAGCGCAGATCGTTTTCGAAGAACGCACGCAGGTCGGTAACGCCGTAACGCAGCATCGTCAGACGCTCCATACCCATACCGAAAGCGAAGCCGGAGTAAACTTCCGGATCGATACCCACGTTGCGCAGCACGTTCGGGTGAACCATGCCGCAGCCCAGAACTTCCAGCCACTTGCCGTTTTTGCCCATCACATCCACTTCAGCGGAAGGTTCGGTAAACGGGAAATAAGAAGGACGGAAACGAACCTGCAAATCTTCTTCAAAGAAGTTATTCAGGAAATCATGCAGCGTGCCCTTCAGGTTGGTGAAGCTGATGTCCTTGTCGACAATCAGGCCTTCCATCTGATGGAACATCGGAGTATGCGTCTGATCGTAGTCATTACGGTAAACACGACCCGGCGCAATAATGCGGATTGGCGGCTGCTGCTCCTTCATGGTGCGGATCTGCACGCCAGAAGTTTGAGTACGCAGTAAACGCGTAGCATCGAACCAGAAGGTATCGTGATCGGCACGCGCCGGGTGGTGACCCGGAATATTCAGCGCGTCGAAGTTATGATAGTCGTCTTCAATCTCAGGCCCGGTCTCTACGGAGAAGCCCAGTTCGCCGAAGAAGGCTTCAATTCGGTCGATGGTGCGGGTTACCGGATGCAGCCCACCGTTTTCCATACGACGGCCCGGCAAAGAAACGTCGATGGTTTCTGCCGCCAGACGCTCATTCAACGCAGCAGATTCCAGCGCATTCTTACGCGCGTTCAGCGCTTCCTGTACCGCCTGCTTTGCCTGGTTGATCACCGCTCCGGCCGCCGGGCGATCTTCTGCCGGCACGTCACGCAGCGATTGCATCTGTAAGGTAAAATGGCCTTTCTTGCCTAAATATTCGACGCGTACCAAATCTAACGCGGCAACATCCTGGGCATCTTCTACGGCTGCCTTGGCATTGGCAACCAGCTCTGCGAGATGTGGCATTGCTTTCCTCTTCCTCTGGCCGATATGGCTCTAAGTAATTGTTATCTATTATTCGAACACGCCTTTGGCTCAACTCCAAAGCATTTTAAGTTATAGCCCGGCAATGACTTGAGATGGCCAAAAACAAAAAAGCCTCCACAGGGGAGGCTTAGGCGCTACTTTTCGTTTCTTCTCTTACGCGCAAAGCCTCCTGAGATCAGGCGCTAAAGTAAAAAAAAGAAACGAAAAATAACAGAGTTCATGATTGCGTTACCTTGTCGATGATTGCCCACCAGCGATACGGCTGCGGTCAATAAAAGCCAGTATTTGTAGCTGAAAAACAAAGATTAAAGAGGGAGCAAGCCCCCTCTTTAATAACTGACTTACGCCAGTGCTGCTTTCGCTTTCTCGACCAGTGCGCCAAAGGCCACTTTGTCGAAGACTGCGATGTCAGCCAGGATCTTACGGTCAATTTCAATAGAAGCTTTTTTCAAGCCGTTAATGAATTTGCTGTAAGACAGGCCGTTCACACGAGCAGCTGCGTTGATACGTGCAATCCACAGCTGACGGAACTGACGCTTACGTTGACGACGGTCACGGTAAGCATACTGACCTGCTTTGATTACTGCCTGGAAGGCAACACGATAAACGCGCGAACGGGCACCGTAGTAACCTTTCGCTTGTTTTAAAATTTTCTTGTGACGTGCGCGTGCAATTACACCACGTTTTACGCGAGCCATATGCTCTCTCCTAAAGTCTTATTCTAGATTCAAAAAAAATGGCTTATGCGTACGGCAGGCACGCAACAACCAGGACCATATCGTTTTTAGACACCATGCCTTTCGGACGCAGGTGACGTTTACGCTTGGTTGCTTTTTTGGTCAGAATATGACGCAGGTTAGCATGCTTACGCTTAAAACCACCGCTGCCGGTTTTTTTGAAGCGTTTGGCTGCACCACGTACAGTTTTAATCTTTGGCATTTTAATTAAATCCACTTCGCATTGTTAAACAACGAATCAGTTAGGCGAATAAAACCCACACAACGCAAGCGCTGCGTGAGTTTTATTACTTGGAGGCCTTACTGCCTCTTCTTCGGTGCGAGCACCATGATCATCTGACGGCCTTCGATCCTCGTAGGGAAGGATTCGACAATGGCCAAATCAGAATCTTCACACAGGTCTTTACGGACGCGGTTAAGCACTTCCATGCCGATCTGTTGGTGCGCCATCTCACGCCCACGGAAACGCAGGGTGATTTTGGCTTTATCGCCATCTTCAAGAAAGCGAATCAGGTTGCGTAGTTTTACCTGATAGTCGCCATCATCGGTACCAGGACGGAATTTGATTTCCTTGACCTGAATAACTTTTTGCTTCTTCTTCTGTTCTTTTGTCGACTTGCTCTTCTCGTAGAGGAATTTGCCGTAATCCATGATTCGACAAACTGGCGGTTCGGCATTTGGGCTGATTTCTACTAAATCAACGCCCGCTTCCTCAGCTTTTTCAAGAGCTTCATTCAGACTGACAATACCAATCTGCTCGCCATCGACGCCGGTTAGGCGAACTTCTTGCGCGCGAATTTCTCTGTTAATGCGATTAGGACGCGCCGGTTGAACTCGTTTTCCGCCTTTAATACTTTATTCCTCCAGTTGATGAAGACTACGGCTGCGAATCTCTTTTAGCAGCTTGTCTACGACTTCATTTACGTCCAGGCTTCCCAGGTCTTTGCCACGGCGGGTACGAACGGCAACTTTGCCTGATTCGACCTCTTTATCACCGCACACCAACATGTAAGGAACCCGTCGTAAAGTATGTTCGCGAATTTTAAAGCCAATCTTCTCATTTCTCAAGTCCGCTTTAACGCGAATACCTGCGTCCTGCAATTTTTTGGTCAATTGCTGGACATAATCAGACTGGCTGTCGGTGATATTCATCACCACCACCTGTACCGGAGCAATCCAGGTTGGGTAGAACCCTGCGTATTCTTCGGTAAGGATACCGATGAAACGCTCCATGGAGCCCAAAATAGCACGGTGAATCATTACCGGGACCACGCGATCGTTGTTTTCGCCAACATACGATGCGCCTAAACGGCCCGGTAAGAAGAAATCGAGCTGCACGGTACCACATTGCCATGCACGATCCAAACAATCATGCAGAGTAAATTCAATTTTTGGTCCGTAGAAGGCACCCTCACCCGGCTGATATTCAAACGGAATCCCGTTTTCAGTCAGCGCAGCGGCCAGATCCTCTTCCGCACGGGTCCACATATCGTCAGTACCAATGCGCTTCTCAGGACGGGTAGAAAGTTTTACCGCAATCTTGTCGAAGCCAAAGGTGCCGTACACATCATAGACCATTCTGATGCATTCGTTCACTTCGGCACGCACCTGCTCTTCAGTACAGAAGATATGGGCGTCATCCTGGGTGAAACCACGCACGCGCATCAGGCCATGCAGAGAACCCGAAGGCTCGTTTCGATGGCAACTGCCGAATTCGCCCATACGCAGCGGCAAATCGCGGTAAGACTTCAGGCCCTGATTGAAGATCTGCACGTGACCCGGGCAGTTCATCGGCTTGATGCAATACTCGCGGTTTTCCGACGAGGTGGTGAACATGGCGTCTTTATAGTTTTCCCAGTGCCCGGTTTTTTCCCACAGCACACGGTCCATCATAAATGGCCCTTTCACTTCCTGATACTGGTATTCCTTGAGCTTCATGCGCACAAAGGCTTCCAGCTCGCGGAAAATAGTCCAGCCATCGTTGTGCCAGAACACCATGCCCGGCGCTTCTTCCTGCATATGGTACAGGTCGAGCTGCTTACCGATCTTGCGGTGGTCACGCTTGGCGGCTTCTTCCAGACGCTGCAGGTAGGCATTCAGCTGTTTCTTGTCTGCCCAGGCAGTACCGTAGATGCGTTGCAGCATTTTATTTTTGCTGTCGCCACGCCAGTACGCGCCCGAAGTTTTCTGCAGTTTGAAATGATGGCAGAAACGCATGTTCGGCACGTGCGGCCCACGGCACATGTCGACATATTCTTCATGGTGATACAGGCCAGGACGGTCGTCATGGCTGATGTTCTCATCCAGAATTGCCACTTTGTAGTCTTCACCACGCGCAGCAAAGGTATCGCGAGCTTCTTGCCAGCTAACCTTTTTCTTGATGACGTCATAATCTTTGTCGGCCAACTCATGCATCCGCTTTTCCAGCAGATCCAGGTCTTCCTGTGTCAGGGTACGGTCAATATCAACGTCATAATAGAAACCATTGTCGATCACTGGACCGATCGCCATTTTGGTGTCTGGCCACAGTTGTTTGATCGCATGACCCAACAGGTGCGCACAGGAGTGGCGCATGATTTCCAGGCCTTCGGCGTCCTTGATGGTGATGATCGCCAGTTGCGCGTCTGATTCGATCAGATCGCCGGCATCAACCAGTTCACCGTTTACACGGCCGGCAATACAGGCTTTCGCCAGGCCAGGGCCGATATCGCGGGCAACATCCAAAGGGGAAACAGGGTGATCGAAATGACGCTGACTTCCGTCAGGAAGAGTAATAACAGGCATTAATAATTCCTTATCTACAGTGGTGACCCACACGACAGATCACATGAAGAAATACAATAACGTTTAACTACATGAAGTTATCGACGCTATCCAGCTTTACCCTGCCAGATATGTACACTCATATGTACACAATTTAAAATGTACTATGTTGTTACGCCATAACGGAAAAGAGAGTGTACCACTTTGATCAGGCGAAGTTCTAGACGCCAGATCAGCAAGCCTCATCCAAGACCAAACCCCGGAGTGGCTCAATGGCAGCATCCAAACCTCAAAGTTGAATAGCCAGGGTCCATCCCGGCACATTGGCTTAACGATTACGCTTAAAGTTAAAGTGCAGCCACATATCGGACAAATACCCCGCAAGGAAAGGAACATCGCTCGCCGGTATAGGTCCGCCCTGGGTGTTTTCAAGGAAGCAGCAGAATCGCCCCGGATAGCCAGGCTGCGGCCCCCACTCAGAACTGAACACGTTATCCATGATTGCCTTTGCGGCCCCCACGGTGGAAATTCTGTCCGCGCACAACAGGATATAAACCGCATTCAACCAATGCGTTGTTTTCCCGCGACGCGACTCTGAGTTATTCATATCAATGTCACGAAGTGCCCCATGCCCTGCTGTAGCGATTAACGAGTATGTGTAGCTGCTCATATTCGTGAGTGGCGCTCTCCCAATGAGGGCGCATGAGGACAGATAGAAATAGCTTGTCCAGTGCGTGTAGCTCATCCACAGGTCATGCGTTGGTCGGTTGTCGTAGCCGTCACCCAGGATGTTCTCAATAAACACATAATTCGTGTTGATGATATTTTCCATCGAGTTAAACAACGCCAGATAGCGACCATCGGTATCCACCCCCGCATAGATTGCCAGCGCAAGAAACCGCATCCCAATGGTTCCTGCGTTCGATGGAGGGATAATGCCGGTCATACTGCCATCCAGTGGGCACAGCTTGACGGTTTGGGCATTAGCTGCAGTGATTAAGGCATTACCCATTGAGCTGAGTTGCGCCTTCAGCGCAGCCATAATGGCCGTATTGCCTTCACGCTCCGCCTGTCGATAAATCCACTCCATAGCAATGATTGTATCTGACGCAGCAAACTGTAATAGCATGCGGCCAGCCAGGTATCGGGCCCCCATATCTGGGTTAATCCACGATATGCCGTAGGACGTGTATTGCCGATATTTGAAATCCCCGAATATGTCGTTTAGCGTGCGCATTCCATAGCGGATGTAGTTATAGATATGCGTCGCATACGACGTCCACGGCCTGCGATTATCAGGTACCCCAGTAGAGCCACCAATCCCCGCCGCCGCAGGCGTATCAAGAAATTCGAGGATCGCCTCCGATATTTCCCCCGCAGTTTCAAGAACAGACTTCCGTGCCTGGCTGGGCCACATCCCGGCATTGAGATACCCTACCGGCCGGTTATGGTTGCGCGTAGCTATCGCTGTTGGATCTGTCAGTGTTTCATTCAAATCAACCCAGCTTTCCATTGACCACGCCCAATCCTTTTCCACTGGCCAGTTAAGGAAGGAGTAGTTTGTCGCCGACGTGTATCGCCATCCGAAAGTAAAATCGCCTGCAGTGGCGCTGTTTAGCGTCATTACATCAAAATAGGTTCTATCAGGCCCCCAGTTCGTACCGTCGCGGTGAACGTCATGGGTGGTGTGGATCATCCCTATGGAGTAACGCCCAAGTGCGCCGTTATACACCATGGTCTTTCTCTTGTAGTCCGACGTGTAACCTGATGCCAGCCGCGGATTATAAGAAGAATGAACACCAAAGAGGATACCTACGGGGATCTGTTTTACAGCCACAAATTTACTGTAAACCCGCACGCGCCCTGATTTGAAGATGCGATATACCGTTGTCACTTTGAGCGAGTTTTCTGCCAGGCTCCCAAGCGCAGGGTTATAACAAACAACCTCTACCTCAGTGAATACAGGGCCAGAGTTTACCACCCGGATTGACACGCCAAGCCGGTATTGAGTCGTAGTAACCACGCCATCAACGAGAACAGCAAAGTGTGTTGTGTGGCGGACAGCCAAATCATTTCCGTTTTTAATCACCCGACTCAATGTGTAACTGTTAGCATTGGAGAAAATATACTTAACATTATTCACATCCAGCGAAACAGACTTACTGTCATACCATTTGAGTTGCGGGTAATCTGATGTAATACGGGGCCTAGGGAAGCTTCTTGATTGCAGGTCTAAATACTTCATCTCCCCGCTTGCCAATGAGCCTTCAAATAGAACAGAACCAGAGGCTAACGAACCATCCGCATGATAGGCCATGTTTAATTGCTTGCGCAGGTTAATATGGTCTTCTCCAGCGAACTGACACGGATATCCGCCGATAGGCTGCTCTTTGCTTC is part of the Serratia quinivorans genome and encodes:
- the rpmI gene encoding Ribosomal protein A; the encoded protein is MPKIKTVRGAAKRFKKTGSGGFKRKHANLRHILTKKATKRKRHLRPKGMVSKNDMVLVVACLPYA
- the rplT gene encoding 50S ribosomal protein L20 is translated as MARVKRGVIARARHKKILKQAKGYYGARSRVYRVAFQAVIKAGQYAYRDRRQRKRQFRQLWIARINAAARVNGLSYSKFINGLKKASIEIDRKILADIAVFDKVAFGALVEKAKAALA
- the pheS gene encoding Phenylalanine--tRNA ligase alpha subunit gives rise to the protein MPHLAELVANAKAAVEDAQDVAALDLVRVEYLGKKGHFTLQMQSLRDVPAEDRPAAGAVINQAKQAVQEALNARKNALESAALNERLAAETIDVSLPGRRMENGGLHPVTRTIDRIEAFFGELGFSVETGPEIEDDYHNFDALNIPGHHPARADHDTFWFDATRLLRTQTSGVQIRTMKEQQPPIRIIAPGRVYRNDYDQTHTPMFHQMEGLIVDKDISFTNLKGTLHDFLNNFFEEDLQVRFRPSYFPFTEPSAEVDVMGKNGKWLEVLGCGMVHPNVLRNVGIDPEVYSGFAFGMGMERLTMLRYGVTDLRAFFENDLRFLKQFK
- the pheT gene encoding Phenylalanine--tRNA ligase beta subunit: MKFSELWLREWVNPAISSEALSDQITMAGLEVDGVEPVAGAFNGVVVGHVVECGQHPNADKLRVTKINVGGDRLLDIVCGAPNCRTGLKVAVATVGAVLPGDFKIKAAKLRGEPSEGMLCSFSELGITDDHDGIIELPEDAPIGTDIREYLKLDDNAIEISVTPNRADCLGIIGVARDVGVLNQVALTEPDMSPVAATINDTLPIRVDAPQACPRYLGRVVKGIDVKAASPLWMREKLRRCGIRSIDAVVDVTNYVLLELGQPMHAFDLSRIEGGIVVRMANVGEPLTLLDGTEAKLNADTLVIADHQKALAMGGIFGGEHSGVNESTQDVLLECAFFNPLAITGRARRQGLHTDASHRYERGVDPALQYKAMERATRLLIDICGGQAGPVIDVTTESELPKRATITLRREKLDRLIGHVVPSEQVSDILRRLGCQVTEQGDNWLAVAPSWRFDMEIEEDLVEEVARVYGYNNIPDVPVRADLIMTKHREADLTLKRVKTMLVDHGYQEAITYSFVDPKVQALLHPGEEVLILPSPISVEMSAMRLSLWTGLLSAVVYNQNRQQTRLRLFESGLRFVPDTAANLGIRQDVMLAGVIAGHTHEEHWDLARKPVDFYDLKGDLESVLELTGKLSEIQFKAEANPALHPGQSAAIYFQGERVGFIGVVHPELERKLDLNGRTVVFELEWDKVASRAVPQAREISRFPANRRDIAVVVAENVPAEDILAECKKVGANQVVGVNLFDVYRGKGVAEGYKSLAISLVLQDTARTLEEEEIAVTVAKCVEALKQRFQASLRD
- the infC gene encoding Translation initiation factor IF-3, which gives rise to MDYGKFLYEKSKSTKEQKKKQKVIQVKEIKFRPGTDDGDYQVKLRNLIRFLEDGDKAKITLRFRGREMAHQQIGMEVLNRVRKDLCEDSDLAIVESFPTRIEGRQMIMVLAPKKRQ
- the thrS gene encoding Threonine--tRNA ligase; translated protein: MPVITLPDGSQRHFDHPVSPLDVARDIGPGLAKACIAGRVNGELVDAGDLIESDAQLAIITIKDAEGLEIMRHSCAHLLGHAIKQLWPDTKMAIGPVIDNGFYYDVDIDRTLTQEDLDLLEKRMHELADKDYDVIKKKVSWQEARDTFAARGEDYKVAILDENISHDDRPGLYHHEEYVDMCRGPHVPNMRFCHHFKLQKTSGAYWRGDSKNKMLQRIYGTAWADKKQLNAYLQRLEEAAKRDHRKIGKQLDLYHMQEEAPGMVFWHNDGWTIFRELEAFVRMKLKEYQYQEVKGPFMMDRVLWEKTGHWENYKDAMFTTSSENREYCIKPMNCPGHVQIFNQGLKSYRDLPLRMGEFGSCHRNEPSGSLHGLMRVRGFTQDDAHIFCTEEQVRAEVNECIRMVYDVYGTFGFDKIAVKLSTRPEKRIGTDDMWTRAEEDLAAALTENGIPFEYQPGEGAFYGPKIEFTLHDCLDRAWQCGTVQLDFFLPGRLGASYVGENNDRVVPVMIHRAILGSMERFIGILTEEYAGFYPTWIAPVQVVVMNITDSQSDYVQQLTKKLQDAGIRVKADLRNEKIGFKIREHTLRRVPYMLVCGDKEVESGKVAVRTRRGKDLGSLDVNEVVDKLLKEIRSRSLHQLEE